CCGTATTATCCTGGCCAAATAATTACATCATCATAATCAGCATATAGTATGAAAAAAATAATGTCGCTGCTGGGCTTTGCTGCCATTCTTATGACTGTCGCCTGCAACAAGGAGCAAACCAATATGCTGGCAGGCAAAGATTATAAGAATGATGCCGGCCTTACAGACAAACAAAAGAAAGTACTCTTCCTGGTCATTGATGGTGCCAGAGGAACTACGGTGCGTGCCATGCAGCCACCTGTGCTGTGGTCTATGCGCGACAGCGCCATCTATACCTGGACGGGCATCGCCGAAAAATCCGCTACGAACGGCGCCAACTGGACGGCCATGCTCACGGGCGTACTGGCCGCTAAAAACGGCGTCAATAGCAATGATTTGTCTGCCGCCAAACTATCGGCATACCCCATTTTTACCTCCCGTCTCAAAGATGCAGGTATGAAATTAAACACTGCGGCCTTTTGCGCCAGTGCAACGCTGAGTCAGCAGCTGATAGGGAATAGTATGGATGTTAATAAAACATTCTCTTCTGATGCAGCAGTAAAAGCTGCATTACTCGATCAGCTGACGAAAGATAGTACCGATATCGTTTTTGCAGAGTTTAACGAAGTAGATAAAGCCGGCGCGCAATACGGCTACGATGAATCGGTGCCGCAATACACCGATGCCATCGCTGCTGCCGATAAAAATATCGGTGACATCATGGACGTGCTGCGTGCCCGCAAAACCTATGCAAAGGAAGACTGGCTGGTCATCATTACTTCCAGTAAAGGCGGTAGCTGGCCGGTAGCGCCAGCAGATGATGACGGTACTATCTTCAGCGTACCGGATGTAAATACATTTACTTTCCTCTATAATCCACGCTTTATCAGCGATCCTATCGCCAGGCCTGAAAAGGTGCGTGTCGCCTTTGAAGGAAAAGCAGTACGCATGTACGGTGATCCCAGCAATACCTATGTACGTGCAGAATGTAATGATGGCGGGGCTTTCAACCTGCAGGGAAGAAATATGACGTTTGAGTGTAAGATGAAAATGAACAAGAACGCCAACGGTAACTACTCCTACATTTACCCTCCTTTCCTGGGTAAGATTTCCGCCAGGTCCAGTAATAACCCTGGCTGGGCGTTCTTCCGCAATGGTAACAGAATTAACTTCTTTGTAGCAGATGGCTCCAATAAAGCAGAAATAGGTTCGCAAGGTCCTGAACTTAGTGATGGCAACTGGCATAACATATCGGGGGTTGTCAGGGTGGGCACCAATACTATTA
This window of the Chitinophaga sp. Cy-1792 genome carries:
- a CDS encoding alkaline phosphatase family protein; translation: MKKIMSLLGFAAILMTVACNKEQTNMLAGKDYKNDAGLTDKQKKVLFLVIDGARGTTVRAMQPPVLWSMRDSAIYTWTGIAEKSATNGANWTAMLTGVLAAKNGVNSNDLSAAKLSAYPIFTSRLKDAGMKLNTAAFCASATLSQQLIGNSMDVNKTFSSDAAVKAALLDQLTKDSTDIVFAEFNEVDKAGAQYGYDESVPQYTDAIAAADKNIGDIMDVLRARKTYAKEDWLVIITSSKGGSWPVAPADDDGTIFSVPDVNTFTFLYNPRFISDPIARPEKVRVAFEGKAVRMYGDPSNTYVRAECNDGGAFNLQGRNMTFECKMKMNKNANGNYSYIYPPFLGKISARSSNNPGWAFFRNGNRINFFVADGSNKAEIGSQGPELSDGNWHNISGVVRVGTNTINTALLIDGVQVDQGSIAVANVANITSTANTIIGPFKEVFSGGYLDAYIVDVRIFSTAVPNDVIKTWGERTEVNKAHPYYANLIGYWPCLDGSGSKYLDKTTNKHDFNLVGNYKWDEFADQSGYLYPAIPNFERYVPNTVDLPMVIFNWMNEPVSLDWSLDAKSWPANFRDFPPVSR